In Pirellulales bacterium, one genomic interval encodes:
- the rtcA gene encoding RNA 3'-terminal phosphate cyclase, translating into MQKIDGSQGEGGGQILRTSLALAIVTQQPIIIENIRAKRDKPGLRRQHVVAVQAAARISGGKLSGDTLGSRELRFEPVAVQAGQYKFDIGSAGSTTLVLQTILPPLLIAEGRSTIELVGGTHNPFAPPVDFLERAFLPLINRLGPSVALMLERPGFYPAGGGRLRVEIEPASRLTPIEIVERGEIRSRRCRATVSNLPDHIAERELAAVAAALDWPDECLEVRRYHERNFGPGNIVTIEVESEHVTEVFTGFGRRGVPAETVAREAAAEAKRYLEAGVPVAEHLADQLLLPLALSGGGAYVTLAPTLHATTNIEIICKFLDVPIAVEQQTDRRWKIGIG; encoded by the coding sequence ATGCAGAAAATCGACGGTTCACAAGGCGAAGGCGGAGGGCAAATCCTGCGAACGTCGCTGGCGCTGGCCATCGTGACGCAACAGCCGATCATAATTGAAAACATCCGGGCAAAGCGCGATAAGCCGGGGTTGCGGCGACAGCACGTCGTGGCCGTGCAGGCCGCGGCAAGGATCAGCGGCGGCAAGCTTTCGGGCGACACCCTCGGCTCACGCGAGCTGCGGTTCGAGCCGGTCGCCGTACAGGCGGGACAGTACAAGTTCGATATCGGCTCGGCCGGCAGCACCACGCTTGTGCTGCAAACCATCTTGCCGCCCTTGCTCATCGCCGAGGGCCGCTCCACAATCGAGCTCGTCGGCGGCACACACAACCCGTTTGCGCCGCCCGTCGACTTTTTGGAGCGGGCCTTCCTGCCACTGATCAATCGCCTGGGTCCGAGCGTCGCGCTGATGCTCGAACGGCCCGGCTTTTATCCGGCGGGCGGCGGCCGATTACGCGTCGAGATCGAGCCGGCCAGCCGTCTGACGCCAATCGAGATCGTCGAGCGTGGTGAGATTCGGTCGCGGCGCTGTCGCGCGACCGTGTCGAACTTGCCCGACCATATTGCCGAGCGCGAATTGGCCGCCGTTGCCGCTGCGCTGGATTGGCCTGATGAATGTCTGGAAGTGCGGCGCTATCACGAGCGCAACTTCGGGCCGGGCAACATCGTGACGATCGAGGTCGAGAGCGAACACGTGACCGAGGTTTTTACCGGCTTCGGACGCCGGGGCGTGCCGGCGGAAACCGTGGCGCGCGAAGCCGCGGCGGAGGCCAAACGCTATTTGGAAGCCGGCGTGCCCGTGGCCGAGCACCTGGCCGACCAACTGCTGTTGCCGCTGGCGTTGTCGGGCGGCGGCGCCTACGTCACGCTGGCCCCGACGCTGCACGCCACGACGAACATCGAAATCATCTGCAAGTTCTTGGACGTGCCGATCGCCGTCGAGCAGCAAACCGATCGCCGCTGGAAAATTGGTATCGGCTGA